A DNA window from Phycisphaerae bacterium contains the following coding sequences:
- a CDS encoding type II secretion system protein: MNPSIPRTTVSYAARHFGFTARTGFTLIEVLVVVAIIALLITVLLPSLSRARRQARVVTCSSGISQIVKGLMVYAAESKGKYPTRGANYPNQVQYNRTAQPDIRRFLYVKAANKHAAILWCPLIKSTYYFQPANSTENLPDEEDRSLWSRVFFVADVSRGYGGNPSYMMGYNLFAGMRAGDYSGPYFWAESGNRSRDHEPQDAGYSQDVIVADVNESWPAEGWSTPLKPYRSFHSENPEPTPYQLLDVPATRFMDSNAGFGDGHVETRRKIKNYVGRGGYGSQATGAYSY, from the coding sequence ATGAACCCATCCATCCCTAGAACAACCGTGAGCTATGCTGCCCGGCACTTCGGCTTCACTGCCCGGACGGGCTTCACGCTGATTGAGGTCTTGGTGGTGGTCGCCATTATCGCCCTCCTGATCACCGTCCTGCTCCCCTCTCTCAGCCGGGCGCGCCGCCAGGCACGGGTGGTCACCTGCAGCAGCGGCATCTCTCAGATCGTCAAGGGCCTGATGGTCTACGCTGCAGAGAGCAAAGGCAAGTACCCTACGCGCGGCGCGAACTACCCCAACCAGGTCCAGTACAACCGCACCGCTCAACCGGACATACGCAGGTTCCTGTACGTCAAGGCCGCCAACAAGCACGCAGCGATCCTCTGGTGTCCGCTCATCAAGTCAACATACTACTTCCAGCCGGCTAATAGCACGGAAAATCTCCCGGATGAGGAGGATCGCAGCCTGTGGTCCAGGGTCTTCTTCGTCGCGGATGTGTCCCGAGGCTACGGCGGCAACCCCAGCTACATGATGGGCTACAACCTCTTCGCAGGGATGCGGGCGGGCGATTACTCCGGCCCCTACTTCTGGGCCGAGTCGGGCAATCGCAGCAGGGATCACGAACCCCAGGACGCTGGTTATTCCCAGGACGTCATTGTGGCCGACGTCAACGAGTCCTGGCCCGCGGAGGGTTGGTCCACACCGCTGAAGCCCTACCGCAGCTTCCATTCCGAGAACCCCGAACCGACCCCTTACCAGTTGCTCGACGTCCCCGCAACCCGATTCATGGATAGCAATGCAGGCTTCGGTGACGGCCATGTCGAAACGCGCCGGAAGATCAAGAACTACGTGGGCCGCGGCGGATACGGTAGTCAAGCCACCGGAGCTTACAGTTACTAG
- a CDS encoding substrate-binding domain-containing protein — MIDIPRREGAAASMRLVRELRRLVVVGHLGVGDPLPSIRELIEEKGVGQFAVRQALKQIEREGWAARRANGGKLWIASGAAECARARMAVEPPPIIFMLTSLDRRFGGEDQVRELERGFAGAFGACEVRQVAIDVDAGVQRVERLLEEHEQLSCETGYLLAGLPSQSKLVFYQRQVASVVLGHVDPELNLPSVDEDIRHVGYTAGRLLCHRKRAVVLFSRGLVGGEAELINGVRQAARELCGRYPSWDECTCSVPNDPRAYETAIDQLLQNASGPIGILAVRPPLAMAVVKVAARREIPIPEQVELIGYHHSSAYTHVHPEITSVGVKSIEELGRQAAQLLAESMIRPRVVARRELVESNLIERESTLPSDEGRVRGGS, encoded by the coding sequence ATGATCGACATTCCCAGACGAGAAGGTGCTGCGGCCTCGATGCGGCTGGTTCGGGAGCTTCGCCGACTGGTGGTTGTTGGCCATCTTGGGGTGGGTGATCCGCTTCCGTCGATTCGCGAGCTGATTGAAGAGAAAGGTGTTGGCCAGTTCGCCGTTCGCCAGGCTCTGAAGCAGATTGAGCGTGAGGGCTGGGCCGCTCGTCGGGCCAATGGAGGCAAGCTATGGATTGCCTCGGGTGCGGCCGAGTGTGCCCGGGCGCGGATGGCCGTCGAACCTCCGCCGATCATCTTCATGCTCACCTCGCTGGACCGCCGGTTTGGTGGCGAGGACCAAGTCCGCGAGTTGGAGCGAGGTTTCGCGGGTGCGTTCGGCGCGTGCGAGGTTCGGCAGGTGGCCATTGACGTGGATGCTGGCGTGCAGCGGGTGGAGCGTCTGCTTGAGGAACACGAGCAGTTGTCGTGCGAAACGGGCTATCTGTTAGCCGGCCTGCCTTCGCAATCCAAGCTTGTCTTTTACCAGAGACAAGTGGCGAGCGTGGTGCTTGGTCACGTCGACCCGGAGCTGAATCTGCCATCTGTCGACGAGGACATCAGGCATGTTGGCTACACGGCGGGTCGGCTGCTGTGTCACCGGAAGCGGGCCGTAGTGCTCTTTTCGCGCGGGCTGGTGGGCGGCGAAGCGGAGCTGATCAACGGTGTGCGCCAGGCAGCTCGCGAGCTCTGCGGGCGCTATCCTTCCTGGGACGAATGCACCTGCTCGGTCCCCAATGATCCGCGGGCCTACGAGACGGCGATCGACCAGCTGCTGCAGAACGCTTCTGGGCCAATCGGTATTCTGGCAGTGCGTCCGCCGCTGGCGATGGCGGTAGTCAAGGTTGCTGCCCGACGTGAGATTCCCATTCCGGAGCAGGTCGAACTCATCGGGTACCACCATTCCTCAGCGTACACCCATGTTCACCCGGAGATCACCTCGGTTGGCGTGAAGTCCATCGAGGAGCTGGGTCGTCAGGCGGCCCAGTTGCTGGCCGAATCGATGATTCGGCCCAGGGTGGTCGCTCGCAGGGAGTTAGTCGAATCCAATCTGATCGAGAGAGAATCAACTCTGCCCTCCGATGAGGGTAGGGTCCGCGGCGGTTCATGA